Proteins encoded in a region of the Clostridium beijerinckii genome:
- the cobJ gene encoding precorrin-3B C(17)-methyltransferase, with the protein MGKLRVIGIGPGSVENMSLRALKAIEDSDVVVGYNKYIDMIKDLVKDKELYSTGMKGEEARCKEALNLCKDKNVALISTGDAGIYGMAGLILELKKDEDVEIIPGITASSAAGSVVGAPLMHDNCNISLSDLMTPYEDIKKRVKLAAEGDFVISLYNPKSKGRPDYLRECIDIIREFRQDSTPVAVIRHALREGQSYKLFTIKDFDEDIVDMMSIVIVGNSKSYYKDEKFITPRGYENKR; encoded by the coding sequence ATGGGAAAATTAAGAGTAATAGGTATAGGACCTGGAAGTGTTGAGAATATGAGTCTGAGAGCACTAAAGGCCATTGAAGATAGTGATGTTGTTGTTGGATACAATAAGTACATAGATATGATAAAAGACTTAGTTAAAGATAAAGAGTTATATTCGACAGGAATGAAAGGTGAAGAAGCTAGATGCAAGGAAGCTTTAAATTTATGTAAGGATAAAAATGTTGCATTAATAAGTACTGGAGATGCAGGTATTTATGGAATGGCTGGATTGATACTTGAACTTAAAAAAGATGAGGATGTGGAGATAATTCCAGGTATTACTGCAAGTAGTGCAGCAGGTTCTGTAGTTGGGGCACCTCTTATGCATGATAATTGCAATATTAGCTTAAGTGACCTCATGACACCTTATGAAGATATAAAGAAGAGAGTAAAACTTGCAGCAGAAGGAGACTTTGTAATATCCTTATATAATCCTAAAAGTAAGGGAAGACCTGACTATTTAAGAGAATGTATTGATATAATAAGGGAGTTTAGGCAGGATAGCACTCCAGTGGCAGTAATAAGACATGCACTTAGAGAAGGGCAAAGTTATAAATTATTTACTATCAAAGATTTTGATGAAGATATAGTAGATATGATGTCTATTGTAATAGTAGGAAATTCAAAAAGTTATTATAAAGATGAAAAATTCATAACACCTAGAGGTTATGAAAATAAAAGATAG
- a CDS encoding cobalt-precorrin-6A reductase, which yields MIGFILGTSEGRKILSLINKYTSDIAVTTATAYGGELLKEFNIKELNTKPLNAEEMLKWIEINQIDILVDASHPYAQEVTKIALKCANSLKIKYVRYERLGALESITGEDIVRVKDYDEAIEIIKNIDGNILNTTGGNNVSKFVNLEFNHRVIHRILPSPKVLEKIVEKGINIKDIIALQGPISYELEKAFIYQYNIKAILTKDSGKEGGVLEKLKAVREAKIKLIVIEKPKFNYELVFNHEEKLVEFLMKYKK from the coding sequence ATGATTGGATTTATATTAGGAACTTCAGAGGGAAGAAAAATTTTGTCGTTAATAAATAAATATACTAGTGACATTGCAGTTACAACTGCTACAGCTTATGGAGGAGAGCTACTCAAGGAATTTAATATAAAGGAACTAAACACAAAACCTTTGAATGCAGAAGAAATGCTAAAATGGATAGAGATTAATCAAATTGATATACTAGTTGATGCATCTCATCCTTATGCACAAGAAGTTACAAAGATCGCATTAAAGTGCGCAAATTCACTTAAGATTAAGTATGTAAGATATGAAAGATTAGGTGCTCTTGAGAGTATTACTGGAGAAGATATAGTAAGAGTTAAGGATTATGATGAGGCTATTGAAATTATAAAGAATATAGATGGGAATATTTTAAATACTACAGGCGGAAATAATGTTTCTAAGTTTGTAAATTTAGAGTTTAATCATAGAGTAATACATAGAATTTTACCATCACCTAAAGTATTAGAAAAGATAGTCGAAAAGGGAATTAATATTAAAGATATTATAGCGCTTCAAGGTCCGATATCGTATGAACTAGAAAAAGCATTTATTTACCAATATAATATTAAGGCAATTTTGACTAAAGACAGTGGTAAAGAAGGCGGAGTTCTAGAAAAGCTTAAAGCAGTTCGGGAAGCCAAGATTAAATTAATAGTAATAGAAAAACCAAAATTTAATTATGAATTAGTATTTAATCATGAAGAAAAATTAGTAGAGTTTCTGATGAAATATAAAAAATAA
- a CDS encoding GNAT family N-acetyltransferase: MNYIVKRTTSEDVDFKFLEKQLDDELFEIYGDMQSNYSSHNTVIDLKTIIIFVDQKPIGCGCLKFLDCDLAEVKRVYVSLEYRNRGVAKIIVKEIEKLAIESNIKNIILQTGSRQKAAVSLYESMGYKLTENYGPYINDSNSICMKKIV, encoded by the coding sequence ATGAATTATATAGTCAAAAGAACTACTTCGGAAGATGTAGATTTTAAGTTTTTAGAGAAGCAACTTGATGATGAGTTATTCGAAATATATGGGGATATGCAAAGTAATTATTCATCACACAATACAGTTATAGATTTAAAGACAATTATAATATTTGTTGACCAAAAGCCAATAGGCTGTGGGTGCTTAAAATTTCTTGATTGTGATTTAGCGGAAGTGAAGAGGGTATATGTATCATTAGAATATAGAAACAGAGGAGTAGCTAAGATTATAGTAAAAGAAATTGAAAAGTTAGCAATTGAAAGTAATATTAAAAATATTATTTTGCAGACAGGAAGCAGACAAAAGGCCGCTGTCAGTTTATACGAGAGTATGGGATATAAGTTAACTGAAAACTATGGACCATATATAAATGATAGTAATAGTATTTGTATGAAGAAAATCGTTTGA
- a CDS encoding NUDIX hydrolase — protein MVHCWIVDESSNEKWIYFQQRSYKKKDFPGLYDISAAGHVEIGEKIENALKREVKEEIGIEINFKKLRFVGSIREKFNLSSFLNNEICEVYLYNVEDPKFNIGFEVEKMVKLSFSEFKKLVLGGYDHIIAFSTDGKSKFNIRAHEFCVHEEEYLRSIIDFIGK, from the coding sequence GTGGTTCATTGTTGGATAGTAGATGAGTCTAGCAATGAGAAATGGATATATTTTCAACAGAGATCATATAAGAAAAAAGATTTTCCAGGATTATATGATATCTCAGCAGCGGGACATGTTGAGATTGGAGAGAAAATAGAAAATGCATTAAAACGTGAAGTTAAGGAAGAAATAGGAATAGAAATTAATTTTAAGAAATTAAGATTTGTTGGAAGTATAAGAGAAAAATTTAATCTAAGTAGCTTCTTAAATAATGAAATATGTGAAGTATATTTATATAATGTAGAAGATCCTAAATTTAATATTGGATTTGAAGTGGAGAAGATGGTAAAGTTATCATTTAGTGAATTTAAGAAGTTGGTATTAGGTGGCTATGACCATATTATAGCTTTTTCAACTGATGGAAAGTCAAAATTTAATATAAGAGCGCATGAATTTTGTGTACATGAGGAAGAATATTTAAGATCAATAATAGATTTTATTGGAAAATGA
- a CDS encoding transcriptional regulator: protein MSVKEKVLEVMREAGKPVSAGEVEKLSGLDRKEIDNAFKELKKESAIVSPVRCKWEPAN from the coding sequence ATGAGCGTTAAGGAAAAAGTTTTAGAAGTTATGAGAGAGGCTGGAAAGCCAGTTAGTGCAGGTGAGGTTGAAAAGTTATCTGGTTTAGATCGTAAAGAAATTGATAATGCATTCAAGGAATTAAAGAAAGAAAGCGCTATTGTATCACCAGTCCGCTGCAAATGGGAGCCAGCAAACTAA